GGGTTTGAACTAGAAGGATTTTTGTATTCAAGGGCAAGAAATTTTGGAGGGTCTTAAGCTTGTGCAGTGAATGATACACCTTTTTGCTGACATCATTGACCTGAGCGTTCcaagataaattattatctataattatACCAAGGTTTGTCACTGTGTTCGTATAATCAATCGGAGTACCATTAAACATGATCTTGGGGACGTTGTGCAAGCGCTGGGTCATATACTTACTACCGATGATAATGGCCTGTGACTTTTTAGGATTTACCAAGAGACCAAAAGAGTTAGCCCAATCAGCAATCCGCTGTAGATCAGCGTTAACATCGCTGACTGCGGAACTAATGCTTTCAACGTGCGATTGACGATAAATCTGCAAGTCGTCTGCATAGAGATGgaagttacataataatatgactaaGGTTACTGTGTTAATAAAAATTGAGAATAAAAGAGGAGAGAGAACGCCACCTTGTGGGACCCCCGCATCGAGATCACACCAGTCTGAGGTAACCTCATCAGAGCGAACCCGCTGCGAACGTCCCCGAAGATATGAATCGAACCATTCTACCGCTGCGGAGGAAACGTTTAGGGAACGAAGGATGGAAAGGAAGATATCAAAATCAACTGAGTTAAAAGCACTACTAAAGTCAAGAAGGACCAGAATGGAAACACATTTTTCCTCCATAGCTAGCCGCAGATCGTCTGTGACTTTTAGCAGAGCAGTGACAGTGCTATGGCCAGGGCGAAATCCGGATTGGAAGGGAGAGAGCAATTTGTTACTGGATAGGAAGAAGGAGAGCTGCTTGTGGACGATGTGTTCTAGGACTTTGGAGAGATAGGGTAGTATGGAGATAGGTCTGTATTGAGACAAGGAAGAAGGATTGGAGGTTTTTGGTAAAGGAATAACATTTGCACGTTTCCATGCTGAAGGAAAGGAACTCGTTGAcaaagaaaaattgaaaatgtgaGTTAGGATTGGCAAGAGTTCAGGAAGTGCAAGGGAAATCATACGTGGACTGAGATCATCATCGCCCACAGCAGTAGACGTAATAGCTCTTATATGTTTCAAAACGTCGTCCTCGGTGACTGGTTTAAACGAAAAAGGAGTGTAGGAAGGTAGAGGAATCGAGGAGAGATGGGAAATCGTGCTTGCTTTGGTAGCTTGGTCGACTGAAGTTGGTGGGCTGGAAAAAATAGCGTTAAGCGCATTTAAATCTTTAGTATTAGTGGGAAAAACAGAAGACTTTCCTATCCCAATCGTAGAAAGAAACTTCCAGAGTTGGGAGGGGTTACTGTGGCTGATAGTGGAGTGAATGTGGCGTCTTTTGGCATCCCTACACAGACGACTGCAATGATTCCGCAGGGACTTATACTTTTCCAGGTTTGCTTCCGTTGGTCGTTTTCTATAGCGGCACAGAGCTCGGTTACGCTTAGCCATCATTGAAATAATGTCTTGTGATAACCAAGGAGCCGGTGCGTGCTTTATCTTAACTCTTTTGAGCGGAGCGTGGATGTTAAATATTTTGGTCAAGTTATCCGTTAGCAACGACACCTTTAAATCAATATTCGTGGCCGAGTAGACATGAGACCAGTCCGTATTAGATATATCATGCTTAAGAGCCTCCAACTTCACTGCCCTATAACTACGAAGGTAAAGGAATTTTGGTTTTCGACGAGGAGGATTGATTTTAAAGGAGAGGAAAACTAGGTCGTGATACGAAATATTCGAGGGAAACTGGCCATGGAATGCAACGAGATCAGGAGACGACGTGATAAGGAGATCTAGGAGGGAGGGGGCGCAATTGGGAGCATGATGAGTTGCCAAAAGAGGGAGAATGCAGAGGTTAAGGGAGGAGAGTAAGGTTCGGAGTTTGGAGGCACGCGAATCTTGTTTCAAGAGACATGTGTTGAAGTCACCTGCAATTAATGTATAGTCATAGTTTGGGCTGTGTGTGGCTAAAAGCGATTCTAAACTGTTAAAATAATCAATTCGCAttgatggaatataggccacaCAAAGCAGGACACTCTTGTGATGCAAGGTGACTTCAACACACAAATACTCAATAGAGCCAGTGTATCGGCTAGGTGAAGCAGTGATCAACTTGCTGTTAATGTCACCACGCAAATACATAGCCACCCCACCACCACTTTTGCCCACGCGATCATTTCTGATTAGCTTATAACCCGGTAGAGCATAAGCAGTTGACGATAGTGATGGCTTGAGCCACGACTCTGAGACCAGAATAGCATCTACCGGGGAATCGCCAAACATTTCAATCATATCAGGGTAGTGGCGCGGTATGCTCTGAGCATTTATGTGGACGACGTTAAAGTTTTTCGGAAAACGGGAAAAGGAACTAATTATTTGTTCATGAGCAGAAAACGTGACCGATCCCCCATCACCACTATCAATACTGAGAAAGCTGTCGGACGAAGAGCATGAAACGAAGTCATCATGAATAACATTACCATAATCAAATGAATCCATAAACtaccaataattataataaactattaaataaaatattatattatataatactcaaaattataaattaatataagtacttatttaattaatataataagcaagATTTGACTACTAAATAAGTTAtttctatataaaatataaaacccatcctTGCTCACCATAGTAATGATAGAAGAAATTAGcacacatataatataacaccaaaagcaaaaaaaataaaaaataataataataaaataattataagtacaGCGAAATaacaagcaaaaaaaaatatgtataaataaattacaaagctAGTGCAGACCACATAAGCACGGAGTCGGCTTTACAAAATTCGCCgataaatcaataataaaatatgtaaaaagcattacgaaaacaaaatatagtaaaaaagCACTTAGCTCGCAAAGTATATGAAGCTATGCAGACATCAATAACTACAACAACATTTTgcgtaaatataaaaaaaaaaagcattgCTCGGCTTTCCTATGCCTTTCTTATacgagaaaacaaaaaaaaacttgtctaTAAGCTGACAGCTGACAGATGTCAGTAAATGTCATTTTGAGAAAAAACAAAAGCGGGTCATGCTTAACTTATTTTAAACTACATGAAAGAACACAGAAAAAAGCTTATACTACCTTAAAATGGCAAGAAAGAATATAACTACAAATTACGTCACAAAGGAACAAACAAAAGAGAACTACTTAATATGCATGCTACCGAATTGTCAACTGCAATGCGTCTGTGCACGGACCTAGGTTCTTCTGGTACGGCGCGAGGATGCAGCTACACTGGGAAGTTTGGTCTCCAAATTACTCTGCCTTGGGTCACCAGTTTTACTTAATGGCATGGCAGAGGCTGTCTTTGTATCTTTAGCAGCGCCGGGGAAAGTGGCCATAAGTGACTTGAGCTCTTCCATGCACTCAATCTTCCGCCGAGACTTGTCAGGCAAAATTACTGCTATCTTTCCCTCGGTGGACCAGCAGCTGCGTACTCCAAAATGCTGTCGTGCAGCCATAAACACAAGATGCCTAGATTTTGTTAAGAACTCCGAGATAACTATTCCGCTGCTCTTGAGCTCGGTCTTAGTATCCCAGACTGCACGGCGTTGGACAAAATCTTTGAATCGCACCAAGACTGTACGGGCTTTCACCTTAGGAGAACCGAGTCGGTGACAAGACTGGATATCATCAGAGGTGAATTCAGATATCTTCAATTGCTCCTTTATTATGTCAGTAATAACATTGAATAAATTTTCATTCTTATTTTCAGTAATCCCATGGAACAATAATATCTTTCTACGGAGGAAAGTCTCGTGCCGGTCAAGTCCCAGAGTGAGAAGATCGATTTGTGTTTTGAATTTGGAGAGTGTTTGCCAAacaaagtttttaaaatcatgGAACTCACTGCTCAAACTGGACAAATCTGGATGGGATGGTGTAGAAGCTGCTTGGTGGAGTCGCTGCTCATAAGAATCCATGCGCGTTTGGAACAGTTTAGCCAGGTCTTCCATGTTGGCAGCCAGTTGTGTTGACAAATCCATTGTAGTTAGTACTTGTTAAATGAgagtgatgaaaaaaaattgaactagTGCGAAATTTATAGTGAGGTGAGCACAGGAGGGTTTAAGCTATTACCTAATGTAATACATTAACTGTTTTAAGCactgtaagtatttttattcataaatttaAATTCCGAGTCTTAATTAGATGTTGACGCTACGCCTAccctcacaaaaaaaaaaagatgatggTCTTCGGCTTCGGATAAGTAGCTATTGCCTTGATGCGATCTTCGCTGGGTTTAATACCATCTGCGGAAACTTCGTAGCCCAGGAAATTTATTTGGTTTTTCCCGAACTCGCACTTCTCGATGTTCAGTGTGACGCCGTTTTGATCTAGGCGCTCTAGGACTTGGCGGAGAAGCTTCTTGTGGCTGTCTTCATCTTCTGCGAAGATCAAGAGGTCATCCACAAAAGAGAAGCATCCGTCTATACCTCTGAGTATTTGATGCATGAACCGCTGGAAGGTTTGGCTTGCATTTCGGAGGCCAAACGTCATGCAGTTAAATTCAAACAAGCCAAAGGGGGTAATAATGGCTGTTTTCTCTGCGTCTTCATTGGAGATGGGTATCCAAAAGTAGGCCATTTTTAAGTCGAGCTTCGAGAATAACTTCTTGCCGTGCAGCTTGTAAGTGAAGTCTTGTATACGCGGTATGGGATAGCGATCGGGTAGAGTGACCGCATTAAGTCGTCTGTAGTCTCCACATACGCGTAATGTTCCGTCCTTTTTCTTCACGACGTGTAGAGGGCTTGCCCACGGACTCTTAGACGGCTTGCAGATTCCCATCTCCATCATACGCTCGAACTGTAGCTGCGCGGTCTTGTATTTGTCCGGTGGTAGAGGTCGTGCTCGAGCGAAAAGCAGTGGCCCAGTTGTTTCAATATGATGAACGACATCGTGTTTGCTCGGCTGCTTCAGTGACATTGGCCGGAGGACGTTCGGGAACAACTTGAGGATGTCGTGGTAAGCTTGGTCGCTGCTCACGACGTGCACGGACTCGATATCGGTAACGACTTTCACGGCGTTGACGTATAAGTCGGTTACTTTGTCGACCAATCTCTTCGTGTGAAGATCGACGAGTAGTTTGTAGTGGTGTAGAAAATCGGCGCCCAGAATCGATGTTTTGATGTCGGCCACTACAAACGTCCATCGAAAACTTCGACGGAGTCCAAGGTTGAGCTTTATAGTTTCTTCTCCGTAGGTTTTGATCGGCGTGTTGTTCGCTGCatcacgtcggggtcaccaatttaacgttgttcgtggcggccgaaaaggaagatcttccgaccgagcgagatagcatgctcggtcaggccgaagcccactgacgtcatttcagacgttgtatatatcttgccgttctccgaaacttcgatagcgcgatgcaggaatgttaggcgaattgtgggtaccgccacacaagcattaaaaatatatatcaaaatttaattGCTGGGATAATGACTTTAATACCTGTATACAAACTAAGCCAAGAACATTTAGAATGTTTCTTTAGTGCAGTCCGCTCTAGGGGTGGTTTTAATAACAATCCTACTGCCAtccatgaaataaaaaatataatccatgAAAGAAAAAATCCAATAATCAGTTGCCATCCACTATCGAGGCTCTCTGTCTGAACCACATTCACATCAAGATGTCTGAGGGAATCGTAGCGAAAAAGCAGAAGAAATCAGCTAACCGCTCATTTGATGATGTGTTAACGGAAACTGGGTTTAACAAGAAGGACCATTTCTCTTCCGGATTGGGAATCAATGAGGAGGCTGGAGAAATCATTATTCCTGAAGACAAAGAAGAAGAACCTTCACAAGATCCAAAACCCCCAAAGTCCGACAAGAATCCTCTTTCTCCTCTCAAGAATAAGAATGTCTTCTCTATAGAGGGTCAAAGTCTACTGAGAGAGTATTTCATGGACTGGACGGAACCAGAGGATATTGAGGAAATACTAGACAGGTTCCTCGCTCTCCCTATGTCAGAGGAGCAAGGACTGATGGTATCCAAACAGATCTACTATAAAGAAAAGAATGGAAAAGAGCGAATTCTGGGTCTGCTCGAGGGAATTATTCTGACAAATGGGATCTATGCGCAGAGCCATTTCAACCGGATGATCACTGTATTGAGCTCCTGTGTGGATGACATGAGCTCCAGAAATGTTTCTATGGAGGAAGACCATCAACTAATCAGAAAAGAGATGGATAATCTCTCTAAACAGGTCAATAGCGCCTCTGAGAGATTGACTCACCTTCCTGAGTCCGTTGATAGACTGGAGAGAATAGTGAATGATCTCTATTCCAAGCCCATCTTATCTACATCATCTACCAGCAACACGGAGGACACTCACGGGTCTCCTAAAAAGATGACTCTCGTATCTAAAATCGAAAGAGGAGGGGTTTATAATGGCCCATTTGGCTCTATTACCCTGACCGACTCCTCCATAGTCTGTGAAATGCCTGGCAGAGAGGGAATGCTCTTGGAAAAGTTAATGTATAGCAAACCCTCCAATGCTGTGAAAATTCAATTCCTCAATCTAGACTTGGAGATGTTGGTCGGATATCTAGAAGAAAACATAAATGAAGTGGACTCCCTATACAGCGAAGACAAACATGCGAGGATTCAGGCCGGAAGGAAGATATTAGACTCTATTCCCATCAAAACTCATCAGTGGAGGACCGTTACATAGGTCGAGATATCGGCAGTGGTAATCCGCCTCTATATCCAATTCCAGAGCGCGTACAAATGTCTTATTCACGTTCAGGTTAAGCATATTACATCCGGAAATTGTACTCCACTagatgaaattaaaattttaacttataCTGAAACTCGTCACGAAACAAAGATAAATTTACTTGCAAAGCTGGAACCGATTTCCCAGGATAACGACTTTGGCAATTATAATGATCCCGTCATTGACAATGACCACGATTACTTAGCAAATCCTTTTAGATTGACCCTTTATAGCAAAGAGATAGTCACGTACATTGCGGGTTTCATAACAAGaaaattgttaaatataattaaatgtgAGGATAGCTTTAATAACAAATGACACTGACAAGTATAcagatttaattaaaataaaagataaaggCCTTATAATTACTTCTAAGGATATAAAAACCGTATGTAAGTtagcagaaaaaatatttagatttaatTCCCATAAagacatttattttttcacaaGATAACATATTGACAAAATCGGTATCTTGTTGCTTTAAATCATGCACTAaatcaaacaaaatttttcttgaAGATCATTTTCGTTGCCAGCCGTTTATAATTGGGAACCATCGGTTTTTATTAAGTAATGTTATGTATTTTTTGAAACACGAATTCACTATTGGACTAAGCAAAAAGTTgtttcaaaacaaaatattcgaaatatttttacaaaattaattcaTTTTCGAGCTCAGTagtttaatagttttatttaacctttaaatttaagtaaaaaCCTTTACcacttttttaaaaatctttatttatggTCGCTCGTAATTACTATTTCTTGCTGTCCAATGTAACTGCAATGCTTAACAACCTACTTTTaaatctggtgtcgca
Above is a genomic segment from Aricia agestis chromosome 18, ilAriAges1.1, whole genome shotgun sequence containing:
- the LOC121736233 gene encoding uncharacterized protein LOC121736233; amino-acid sequence: MDLSTQLAANMEDLAKLFQTRMDSYEQRLHQAASTPSHPDLSSLSSEFHDFKNFVWQTLSKFKTQIDLLTLGLDRHETFLRRKILLFHGITENKNENLFNVITDIIKEQLKISEFTSDDIQSCHRLGSPKVKARTVLVRFKDFVQRRAVWDTKTELKSSGIVISEFLTKSRHLVFMAARQHFGVRSCWSTEGKIAVILPDKSRRKIECMEELKSLMATFPGAAKDTKTASAMPLSKTGDPRQSNLETKLPSVAASSRRTRRT